Proteins encoded in a region of the Ziziphus jujuba cultivar Dongzao chromosome 3, ASM3175591v1 genome:
- the LOC112492274 gene encoding F-box protein At2g02240 isoform X2, which translates to MEITILPDECISLIISLTSPRDASRLSLVCSLFPSAVNSDVVWRKFLPHDYHQILSNSALASSMDSLSKKQLYFHISHHPVLVDNGNMSFATDKENGKKCYMISSRRLSIVWGGTPTYWLWKSLSAESRHSSLKVIL; encoded by the exons ATGGAGATTACCATATTGCCAGATGAGTGCATTTCCCTTATAATATCCTTGACATCTCCAAGAGATGCTTCCAGGTTGTCTCTGGTTTGTTCTCTGTTTCCATCAGCCGtcaattccgatgtggtttggagAAAGTTTCTTCCCCATGACTATCACCAAATCCTTTCAAATTCAGCTTTAGCATCATCCATGGATTCCCTTTCCAAGAAGCAACTCTATTTCCATATTTCTCACCACCCCGTCCTTGTAGATAATGGTAATATG AGCTTTGCGACAGATaaagaaaatgggaaaaaatgTTATATGATAAGCTCAAGAAGGCTTTCGATTGTTTGGGGAGGTACACCCACATATTGGCTATGGAAATCTTTATCAGCAGAGTCTAG gcactcgagctTAAAGGTGATCCTGTAg
- the LOC112492274 gene encoding F-box protein At2g02240 isoform X1: MEITILPDECISLIISLTSPRDASRLSLVCSLFPSAVNSDVVWRKFLPHDYHQILSNSALASSMDSLSKKQLYFHISHHPVLVDNGNMSFATDKENGKKCYMISSRRLSIVWGGTPTYWLWKSLSAESRYFLSISLSHNSFMFSK; the protein is encoded by the exons ATGGAGATTACCATATTGCCAGATGAGTGCATTTCCCTTATAATATCCTTGACATCTCCAAGAGATGCTTCCAGGTTGTCTCTGGTTTGTTCTCTGTTTCCATCAGCCGtcaattccgatgtggtttggagAAAGTTTCTTCCCCATGACTATCACCAAATCCTTTCAAATTCAGCTTTAGCATCATCCATGGATTCCCTTTCCAAGAAGCAACTCTATTTCCATATTTCTCACCACCCCGTCCTTGTAGATAATGGTAATATG AGCTTTGCGACAGATaaagaaaatgggaaaaaatgTTATATGATAAGCTCAAGAAGGCTTTCGATTGTTTGGGGAGGTACACCCACATATTGGCTATGGAAATCTTTATCAGCAGAGTCTAGGTAttttctctctatctctctctcccaTAACAGCTTCATGTTTTCAAAATAG